In Leucobacter sp. CX169, a single genomic region encodes these proteins:
- a CDS encoding amino acid permease, whose protein sequence is MAKDTLKVSGVTYTTAESGYFEKRKLKRSAGVWGLWGLAVGAVISGNFSGWNFGIEAAGFGGMLIAFAILVVMYYGLIFSIGEMAAAMPHTGGAYSFGRAAMGPWGGFVTGLAESIEYVATTAVIVYFSAGYANGVTESLMGFSLPAWIWWVILYVAFVGLNTAGAAISLKFAIIVSFVSIGVLVLFGIMALVSGTADWGSLFNIEPDAGQTAFLPHGVLPILFALPFAMWLFLGIEELPLAAEESHNPVRDIPRAGLWARGTLIFTGMLVLVLNTAVLGAEDTGVAGEPLLDGFRAILGDDLAWVAGVLALFALFGLLASLQGIMFAYGRNLYSLSRAGYYPKFLSLTGKRQTPWIALIAGALIGFVALVVVDSAGGAGGVAGAIVLNIAVWGAVLAYFMQMLSFIILRKKFPNVDRPYKSPWGVPGAVAAAGISALIFLGFLLNEAFRPAIVAIVVVYIVFLLVFWLYTRHRLILSPEEEYAISGGVHRDPQAEGYGGEVEDELLAIDGKD, encoded by the coding sequence ATGGCCAAGGACACCCTGAAAGTCTCGGGAGTGACGTACACCACTGCCGAGTCGGGATACTTCGAAAAACGAAAGCTCAAGCGATCTGCCGGCGTATGGGGGCTGTGGGGCCTCGCTGTCGGGGCAGTGATCTCGGGTAACTTCTCGGGCTGGAACTTCGGCATCGAAGCAGCCGGCTTCGGCGGCATGCTCATCGCCTTCGCGATCCTGGTCGTCATGTACTACGGCCTCATCTTCTCGATCGGCGAGATGGCCGCGGCCATGCCGCACACCGGCGGCGCCTACTCCTTCGGGCGGGCCGCGATGGGCCCCTGGGGCGGCTTCGTCACCGGGCTTGCGGAGTCCATCGAGTACGTCGCGACGACCGCAGTGATCGTCTACTTCTCTGCAGGGTACGCAAACGGCGTGACGGAAAGCCTGATGGGCTTCTCGCTGCCGGCCTGGATCTGGTGGGTCATCCTCTACGTCGCGTTCGTCGGGCTGAACACCGCCGGCGCTGCGATCTCGCTGAAGTTTGCCATCATCGTCTCCTTCGTCTCGATCGGCGTGCTCGTGCTGTTCGGCATCATGGCGCTCGTCAGCGGTACCGCCGACTGGGGCAGCCTCTTCAACATCGAACCTGATGCCGGCCAGACGGCGTTCCTGCCGCACGGTGTCCTGCCGATCCTGTTCGCCCTGCCGTTCGCCATGTGGCTGTTCTTGGGCATCGAGGAACTGCCGCTCGCGGCGGAGGAGTCGCACAACCCCGTCCGTGACATCCCCCGCGCCGGCCTGTGGGCTCGCGGAACGCTGATCTTCACGGGCATGCTCGTGCTCGTCCTGAACACGGCCGTGCTCGGCGCGGAAGACACCGGTGTGGCTGGCGAGCCGCTGCTCGATGGATTCCGCGCGATTCTCGGCGACGACCTCGCTTGGGTGGCCGGCGTGCTGGCGCTCTTCGCCCTGTTCGGTCTGCTCGCCTCGCTGCAGGGCATCATGTTCGCCTACGGGCGCAACCTGTACTCGCTGTCTCGCGCCGGGTACTACCCGAAGTTCCTCTCGCTCACGGGCAAGCGTCAGACCCCTTGGATTGCGCTGATCGCCGGTGCGTTGATCGGCTTCGTCGCCCTCGTCGTCGTTGACTCCGCGGGTGGTGCAGGCGGCGTCGCCGGCGCGATCGTGCTGAACATTGCCGTGTGGGGCGCCGTGCTCGCGTACTTCATGCAGATGCTGTCGTTCATCATTCTGCGCAAGAAGTTCCCCAACGTGGATCGCCCGTACAAGAGCCCGTGGGGCGTTCCGGGGGCGGTCGCGGCCGCGGGTATCTCGGCGCTGATCTTCCTCGGGTTCCTCCTCAATGAGGCATTCCGCCCAGCGATTGTGGCGATTGTCGTCGTCTACATCGTCTTCTTGCTGGTCTTCTGGCTCTACACTCGCCACCGCCTGATCTTGTCTCCGGAGGAGGAGTACGCGATCTCGGGCGGCGTGCACCGCGACCCGCAGGCCGAGGGTTACGGCGGCGAGGTCGAGGACGAGCTGCTCGCGATCGACGGCAAGGACTAA
- a CDS encoding FtsK/SpoIIIE domain-containing protein produces the protein MKLRVSLAEYPATSRQLSTDVTLTVDVTATVGEVARALVRAGAGDPRLLHLALHRHAPFTLRVAFPGRAGLILDAGDPLGKSGIQSGSLVEPVLESNAGEGRRTKVAVATVTVLTGEQAGVAFNVVQGESFIGRDRANRVELHDPSVSRRHAVLRAENGALSFEDLGSANSSFLLNPMDGSQQQVNRLQVKRSSVVLLGEVQVRIDAGPPAGAEPDLDAFVAHLQSPRVDPVYTPEPISLPAPPDPAEPVRFPLIAMLAPLVMGAVLFAVTKSPLSLIFVALSPIIMLGTWFDNRLTRKRTFRQKQAEFDEGLQLATDELAAARALEQQARTLESVSPIDLLALPSQPNGLLWTRRPEHRAFLELRLGKATLPSRKEIEMPARGKIPADTWKRLTALQDQFATIDDVPVLERLDRCGSLGVAGPRLWSESVARSLLVQLLALHSPADLVFTVFADGRQAQGHWSWLKWLPHADSVYSPLGVPHLADDERSSAVLLTALEGLIATRAEAARGTTVRSRIDDSASDSSERLAAVSAPAPTPAVVVLVLADTQVELSRLVGLAEDGADVGVHLIWLAEHLGAVPAACRTTVEVTDSRWRVHFVRQGETVTLSQLDAVDTPVAETFGRAIAPLVDAGARVLDESDFPRSVTLGQLLESDVMGASDAVLSNWRTTDSLVAGWEPDREREPGQLAAVIGQGGAGTVAIDLRVHGPHALVGGTTGSGKSEFLQTWILSLAAQYSPDRLTFLLVDYKGGAAFAECTTLPHTVGLVTDLNTHLVRRALTSLRAELRYREELLAEKGAKDLIALERRSDPEAPPTLVIVIDEFAALVSEIPEFVDGVIDVAQRGRSLGLHLVMATQRPAGVIKDNLRANTNLRIGLRMADPSDSSDVLGVTDAAEFAPDTPGRAAVKIGAGRLTHFQTGYLGGRSEAQHQEPVEVRTLGFGEQAPWAMQPEVRSQRRSAKKGPRDIEVLTANIQQAAVGAQISAPRKPWVDQLPESISLSSLPSRHAPTDRPARGQAGTLSIVAGLIDEPHLQRQSPYVCELGEAGNVVIYGGGGSGKTTALLTIAAATIAADPSAHVYGIDASGGRLGVLAQLPNTGDIIQVDEQDRVVRLLGMLKTLVAERSTAQQATPPLLLLIDGFSAFRDAYEHLCGGADPFADLVEITRAGRGAGVHVVFTSERANGFPASLASSIPERLVLRLAADTDYQMLGVSAGMFEGAPAGRAVRIGAEDEIQLAVPGASNDPADTDAALAELAEQQRAIHGLAPAPVPRIPQSIQRSELRVEEPDGAPFAIDTVQLEPVPAPESGFLLVTGPAGSGRTTAIQSLLEAFEEQARMCGQALDAILISPNRSTLRELPLWQETADTPDAREAVFERLTRALGGTAPASVGLTMLPLIGTGLPVEAPVAAESAAAAVFPAAGHRGVVVVEDIGGFDGSGNERALAGLLKLLRRSDLTVIVEGENATMGTVWELASPLRGARWALALQPDANDAPSVFTTPFTHARRANFPPGRGFLVEGGKLGGVHVALPAQSPPMLE, from the coding sequence ATGAAGCTTCGCGTATCCCTGGCCGAGTACCCGGCGACATCTCGTCAGCTGAGCACTGACGTCACACTGACCGTCGACGTCACCGCGACCGTCGGCGAGGTCGCGCGGGCCCTGGTGCGGGCGGGCGCCGGCGATCCACGCCTGCTGCACCTTGCGCTGCATCGGCATGCCCCGTTCACCCTTCGTGTGGCGTTTCCGGGCCGGGCCGGCCTGATCCTGGACGCGGGCGATCCCCTCGGAAAATCGGGGATCCAGTCCGGCAGCTTGGTCGAGCCGGTACTCGAGTCGAACGCGGGCGAGGGTCGGCGGACAAAAGTGGCTGTTGCCACGGTGACGGTGCTGACGGGTGAGCAGGCCGGGGTGGCATTCAACGTCGTGCAGGGCGAGAGCTTCATCGGCCGAGACCGGGCGAACCGGGTTGAACTGCATGACCCGAGTGTGTCGAGGCGTCACGCGGTGCTGCGTGCAGAGAACGGGGCACTGTCGTTTGAGGACTTGGGGTCAGCGAACAGCAGCTTCCTACTGAACCCGATGGACGGAAGCCAGCAGCAGGTCAATCGTCTGCAGGTGAAGCGCAGCAGCGTCGTGTTGCTGGGCGAGGTGCAAGTGCGCATCGATGCCGGGCCGCCGGCCGGGGCGGAGCCGGATCTGGACGCGTTCGTCGCGCATTTGCAGTCGCCGCGGGTCGACCCGGTGTACACGCCGGAACCGATTTCGCTTCCCGCACCGCCTGACCCGGCAGAGCCTGTCCGGTTCCCGTTGATCGCGATGCTCGCCCCACTCGTGATGGGTGCGGTGCTGTTCGCGGTGACGAAGTCGCCGCTGAGTCTGATCTTTGTCGCACTGTCGCCCATCATCATGCTCGGCACCTGGTTCGACAACCGGCTGACGCGCAAGCGCACGTTCCGGCAGAAGCAGGCAGAGTTCGACGAGGGGCTGCAGCTCGCGACGGACGAGCTCGCTGCCGCCCGTGCACTCGAGCAGCAGGCACGCACTCTGGAAAGCGTGTCGCCCATCGATTTGTTGGCGCTACCGTCGCAGCCCAATGGGCTGCTCTGGACTCGCCGGCCCGAGCATCGAGCGTTTCTGGAACTGCGGTTGGGCAAAGCGACGTTGCCGAGCCGCAAAGAGATCGAGATGCCTGCCCGCGGCAAGATCCCGGCAGACACGTGGAAGCGTCTGACCGCATTGCAGGATCAGTTCGCCACGATCGATGACGTTCCGGTGCTCGAACGGCTCGACCGGTGCGGGTCGTTGGGCGTCGCGGGCCCGCGCCTCTGGTCGGAATCGGTGGCGAGGTCGCTGCTGGTGCAGCTACTCGCGCTGCATTCGCCTGCCGATCTCGTGTTCACGGTGTTTGCCGACGGGCGCCAGGCTCAGGGCCACTGGTCATGGCTGAAGTGGCTGCCGCACGCCGACTCTGTCTACAGCCCGCTGGGCGTGCCGCACCTCGCCGATGATGAGCGCAGCTCGGCCGTGCTGCTCACCGCCCTCGAGGGATTGATCGCCACCCGGGCGGAGGCCGCGCGGGGCACGACCGTGCGTTCGCGCATCGACGACAGTGCGTCCGACAGCAGTGAGCGGCTCGCTGCGGTGTCGGCCCCGGCACCCACTCCGGCGGTGGTCGTGCTGGTGCTGGCCGATACGCAGGTCGAGCTCTCCCGCCTAGTGGGCCTTGCGGAGGACGGCGCCGATGTGGGCGTGCACCTCATTTGGCTAGCGGAACACTTGGGCGCGGTGCCGGCGGCTTGCCGCACCACGGTCGAGGTGACCGACAGCAGGTGGCGGGTCCACTTCGTGCGGCAGGGCGAAACGGTGACGTTGAGCCAGCTCGACGCGGTGGACACTCCGGTCGCTGAAACGTTCGGGCGGGCGATCGCACCGCTCGTCGATGCGGGTGCGCGGGTGCTCGATGAGAGCGATTTCCCGCGCTCCGTCACGCTTGGGCAGCTGCTTGAGAGTGACGTGATGGGGGCGAGTGACGCGGTGTTGTCGAACTGGCGCACCACGGACAGTCTCGTCGCGGGGTGGGAGCCGGACCGGGAGCGCGAGCCTGGACAGCTCGCCGCAGTCATCGGGCAAGGCGGAGCCGGCACGGTCGCAATCGATCTGCGGGTGCACGGCCCCCACGCGCTCGTGGGCGGCACGACCGGTTCGGGCAAGTCAGAGTTCTTACAGACCTGGATCCTGTCGCTGGCCGCGCAGTACTCGCCCGACCGGTTGACGTTTCTGCTGGTTGATTACAAGGGGGGTGCCGCGTTCGCGGAGTGCACGACCCTGCCCCACACGGTCGGCCTCGTCACCGACCTCAACACGCACCTCGTGCGCCGCGCCCTCACCTCGCTGCGGGCAGAGCTGCGCTACCGCGAGGAACTGCTCGCAGAGAAGGGCGCGAAAGACCTCATCGCGCTCGAGCGCCGCTCCGACCCGGAGGCCCCGCCGACGCTCGTCATCGTGATCGACGAATTCGCGGCACTCGTGAGCGAGATTCCTGAGTTCGTCGACGGCGTGATCGATGTCGCGCAGCGGGGCCGCTCGCTCGGCCTGCACCTCGTGATGGCGACGCAGCGACCGGCCGGCGTCATCAAGGACAACCTGCGCGCGAACACAAACCTGCGCATCGGGTTGCGCATGGCCGACCCCTCCGACAGCAGCGACGTGCTCGGGGTGACGGATGCGGCAGAGTTCGCACCCGACACCCCGGGCCGTGCCGCAGTCAAGATCGGCGCCGGAAGGCTCACCCACTTCCAGACCGGGTATCTCGGGGGCCGTTCCGAGGCGCAGCATCAAGAACCGGTCGAGGTGCGCACGTTGGGGTTTGGTGAACAGGCGCCGTGGGCGATGCAGCCTGAGGTGCGCAGCCAACGGCGCAGCGCGAAGAAAGGGCCGCGCGACATCGAGGTCTTGACGGCCAACATTCAGCAGGCCGCGGTGGGTGCGCAGATTTCCGCACCCCGCAAGCCTTGGGTGGATCAACTCCCCGAGTCGATCTCGCTCTCCTCGCTCCCATCCCGCCATGCACCAACAGACCGCCCGGCGCGGGGGCAGGCTGGCACGTTAAGCATTGTCGCAGGCCTGATCGATGAACCGCACCTCCAACGGCAATCGCCGTACGTCTGCGAGCTGGGCGAGGCAGGCAACGTCGTTATCTACGGCGGCGGCGGAAGCGGAAAGACCACCGCGCTGCTCACCATCGCAGCCGCGACGATCGCAGCCGACCCATCGGCGCATGTGTATGGCATTGACGCGAGCGGTGGACGACTGGGCGTGCTCGCGCAACTGCCCAACACGGGCGACATCATTCAGGTCGACGAGCAGGATCGGGTCGTCAGACTGCTCGGCATGCTCAAAACTCTCGTTGCGGAACGCTCGACCGCTCAGCAGGCAACTCCGCCATTGCTGCTGTTGATCGATGGGTTTTCCGCATTCCGCGACGCGTACGAACACCTTTGCGGCGGCGCCGATCCATTTGCGGACCTGGTTGAGATCACCCGAGCGGGGCGTGGGGCTGGCGTGCACGTCGTGTTCACGTCGGAGCGCGCGAACGGGTTCCCGGCCTCACTTGCCTCGAGCATTCCGGAACGCCTCGTGCTTCGCCTTGCAGCAGACACCGATTATCAGATGCTTGGCGTCTCGGCGGGAATGTTTGAGGGCGCCCCGGCAGGGCGGGCCGTGCGCATCGGTGCGGAGGACGAGATCCAGCTCGCCGTGCCCGGGGCCAGCAATGACCCCGCAGACACCGACGCCGCTCTTGCAGAACTCGCCGAGCAGCAGCGGGCGATCCACGGGCTCGCACCCGCGCCGGTGCCCCGCATCCCGCAGTCGATCCAGCGAAGCGAACTGCGCGTCGAGGAGCCCGACGGGGCACCGTTCGCGATTGACACCGTACAGCTCGAGCCCGTCCCCGCCCCCGAGAGCGGGTTCTTGCTGGTGACCGGGCCGGCCGGATCCGGCCGTACGACCGCGATCCAGTCCCTCCTGGAGGCCTTCGAAGAGCAGGCTCGCATGTGCGGGCAAGCCCTGGACGCGATCCTCATCTCCCCGAATCGGTCGACGCTGCGAGAACTGCCGCTCTGGCAGGAAACTGCCGATACCCCTGACGCGCGTGAGGCCGTCTTTGAGCGCCTCACGCGCGCCCTGGGCGGGACCGCGCCGGCATCGGTTGGCCTGACGATGCTGCCACTCATCGGCACAGGCCTTCCGGTTGAAGCGCCGGTCGCAGCCGAGTCCGCCGCGGCCGCGGTGTTTCCGGCCGCCGGGCATCGCGGGGTGGTTGTGGTGGAAGACATTGGTGGGTTTGACGGCAGCGGAAACGAGCGTGCACTCGCCGGGCTACTCAAACTGCTGCGGCGCAGCGATTTGACCGTCATCGTCGAAGGAGAGAACGCGACAATGGGGACCGTGTGGGAGCTTGCAAGCCCGCTGCGCGGCGCCCGCTGGGCGCTCGCTTTGCAGCCCGACGCGAACGATGCGCCAAGCGTGTTCACGACACCGTTCACTCACGCGCGCCGAGCGAACTTCCCGCCCGGCCGCGGTTTCCTCGTCGAGGGCGGGAAGCTTGGCGGGGTTCACGTCGCGCTCCCCGCACAGTCACCCCCGATGCTAGAGTGA
- a CDS encoding glutamine synthetase family protein, producing the protein MIPASGNLTPDELREAVTSGEIDTVIVAFTDMQGRLVGKRVSARLFLEDVMDHGAECCNYLLAVDVELNTVDGYAITSWESGYGDMAMLPDLSTLRRMPWLPGTALVIADLRLAGDHSPISVSPREILKTQVDRLAAHDLVPHVATELEFLVFDDDYRSAWKSKYQDLTPASDYNTDYSLHASTRLEPLLRDIRNSMDAAGMYCEGVKGECNLGQQEIAFRYAHAIATCDNHSIYKSGSKEIADAHGKSITFMAKFNEREGNSCHVHSSLRTTAGDPVFADADAPDGMSKMFRHYIAGQLAAMREFTLLYAPNINSYKRFVEGSFAPTAVAWGHDNRSCALRVVGHGQAMRVENRVPGGDVNQYLAVAGMLASGLYGIEHELELCDPIVGNAYISDVERVPTTLREAADLFEQSALAREVFGDDVVAHYVHAARVEVAAYDAAVTDWERIRGFERL; encoded by the coding sequence ATGATTCCGGCGAGCGGCAATTTGACCCCGGACGAGCTACGAGAAGCAGTGACTTCCGGCGAGATCGACACCGTGATCGTCGCCTTCACCGACATGCAGGGTCGACTGGTCGGCAAGCGCGTCTCGGCACGTCTTTTTCTTGAGGACGTGATGGATCACGGAGCCGAGTGCTGCAACTACTTGCTGGCGGTCGATGTCGAGCTCAATACGGTGGACGGCTACGCGATCACCAGCTGGGAGAGCGGCTACGGCGACATGGCCATGCTTCCGGATCTCTCTACCCTGCGCCGCATGCCGTGGCTTCCGGGCACCGCCCTGGTGATTGCGGACCTCCGGCTCGCGGGCGACCACTCGCCCATCTCAGTCTCGCCGCGCGAGATCCTGAAGACGCAGGTCGACCGGCTCGCCGCGCACGACCTCGTCCCCCACGTGGCGACCGAACTCGAGTTCCTCGTCTTCGACGACGACTACCGCAGCGCATGGAAGAGCAAGTACCAGGACCTCACCCCCGCGAGCGACTACAACACCGACTATTCGCTGCACGCCTCAACCCGGCTCGAGCCCCTGCTGCGCGACATCCGAAACTCGATGGACGCCGCCGGAATGTACTGCGAGGGCGTCAAGGGCGAGTGCAACCTCGGGCAGCAAGAGATCGCCTTCCGGTACGCACACGCGATCGCCACCTGCGACAACCACTCGATCTACAAGAGCGGATCGAAGGAGATCGCCGACGCCCACGGCAAGAGCATCACCTTTATGGCGAAGTTCAACGAGCGCGAGGGCAACAGCTGCCACGTCCACTCGAGCCTGCGCACCACCGCCGGCGACCCGGTCTTCGCCGACGCTGACGCCCCGGACGGGATGTCGAAGATGTTCCGCCACTACATCGCCGGCCAGCTCGCAGCGATGCGCGAGTTCACCCTGCTGTACGCGCCAAACATCAACTCGTACAAGCGCTTCGTCGAGGGCAGCTTCGCCCCGACCGCGGTCGCCTGGGGCCACGACAACCGCAGCTGCGCGCTGCGCGTCGTCGGCCACGGCCAGGCGATGCGCGTCGAAAACCGCGTGCCGGGCGGCGACGTGAACCAGTACCTCGCGGTCGCGGGCATGCTCGCCTCGGGACTCTATGGCATCGAGCACGAGCTTGAGCTCTGCGATCCGATCGTGGGCAATGCGTACATCAGCGACGTTGAGCGCGTCCCCACCACGCTGCGCGAGGCCGCCGACCTGTTCGAGCAGTCCGCGCTCGCGCGCGAGGTGTTCGGCGACGACGTCGTTGCGCACTACGTGCATGCCGCACGAGTCGAGGTAGCCGCCTACGACGCCGCCGTCACCGATTGGGAGAGGATCCGCGGCTTTGAGCGCCTCTGA